One part of the Neoarius graeffei isolate fNeoGra1 chromosome 2, fNeoGra1.pri, whole genome shotgun sequence genome encodes these proteins:
- the LOC132874278 gene encoding protocadherin alpha-4-like, with the protein MAVLKGSCVILWILCVSLCWTWSVVDGQIAYTVLEEASPGTEIGNLVKDLNLNVQDLGHRGFEIVPGPNARYFGVNLKTGILQVKQRIDREELCNREAKCSLELEAIVNLPLNMYRFEVNVVDINDNTPTFPVSKTALNISESAFPGERFPLPSAFDADVGSHAVNSYKLSQNEHFSLDVQSTGDQSLFGELVLQKALDREKQPVIQLMLTAVDGGKPPRSGTLQIIINVEDVNDNIPVFSKALYKARVTENSPFGTSVISVHATDIDEGKNGEIVYSFVNQNKNNQVQAFYIDPETGLITVKGVVDYETQNAAEIRVQAKDKGHKPRASLCKVLVEIVDINDNVPEISINSLVNVIKEDAAAGTMVGLITVKDGDAGKNGAVKLKVPSSVPFKIRHTYKNKYSIVVDGPLDRESVSQYNISLSATDEGTPPLSSTTVITVDISDANDNVPRFHDTVMNVYVKENSQVGAVIHTVSAFDPDVGDNARISYSLLENSKNSYVTSMVNINSDSGDIHSLQSFNYEELKTFQFKVQATDSGVPPLSSNVTVNVFILDENDNSPGILAPYSDHGSVHSENIPYSAEVGYFVAKIRAVDPDSGYNALLSYHISEPKGNNLFRIGTSSGEMRTKRRMSDNDLKTHPLVILVSDNGEPSLSATVSVDVVVVESTGDIKTQLKHAPIKEDTFSDLNMYLLIAIVSVSVIFLLSLISLIAVKCCRTDGSFSRYSAPVITTHPDGSWSYSKSTQQYDVCFNSNTLKSDVVVFPASFSPADAELISINEGDTFSRTQSLPSQEKV; encoded by the coding sequence ATGGCCGTATTGAAGGGGAGTTGTGTCATTCTGTGGATTTTGTGCGTTTCATTGTGTTGGACTTGGAGTGTGGTGGACGGGCAGATTGCATACACTGTTTTGGAGGAGGCGAGCCCAGGAACAGAAATCGGAAATCTAGTCAAGGATTTAAATCTCAATGTGCAAGACCTTGGACATCGAGGATTTGAAATCGTTCCGGGACCAAATGCGAGGTATTTTGGCGTTAATTTAAAAACGGGCATTTTACAAGTTAAACAAAGAATAGACAGAGAGGAGCTCTGCAACCGAGAGGCAAAATGTTCACTGGAATTAGAGGCGATTGTTAACTTACCATTAAATATGTATCGGTTTGAAGTTAACGTCGTAGATATTAACGACAATACGCCAACGTTTCCGGTGTCTAAAACAGCACTGAATATTTCAGAATCAGCATTTCCGGGGGAGAGGTTTCCACTGCCAAGTGCCTTTGATGCAGATGTGGGCAGTCACGCAGTAAACAGTTACAAGCTGAGTCAAAATGAGCACTTTTCTCTAGATGTCCAGAGCACCGGAGACCAAAGTTTGTTCGGTGAGTTAGTTCTACAGAAAGCTTTAGACCGAGAGAAACAGCCTGTGATTCAGCTCATGCTGACTGCTGTAGATGGAGGAAAACCTCCCAGATCCGGCACTTTGCAGATAATCATAAATGTCGAAGATGTAAATGATAATATTCCGGTCTTTAGTAAGGCTCTCTACAAAGCCCGTGTCACCGAAAACTCTCCATTTGGTACATCCGTGATTTCGGTTCATGCTACTGATATAGACGAGGGCAAAAACGGCGAGATCGTTTATTCGTTCGTCAATCAAAACAAGAATAACCAAGTGCAAGCATTTTATATTGACCCCGAAACTGGGCTGATTACAGTGAAGGGTGTTGTCGATTATGAGACGCAAAATGCAGCTGAAATTCGTGTACAGGCAAAAGATAAAGGACATAAACCGCGAGCATCATTATGTAAAGTTTTAGTGGAAATCGTAGACATTAACGATAATGTTCCAGAGATCTCCATTAATTCTTTGGTTAACGTGATTAAAGAGGACGCTGCCGCCGGTACAATGGTTGGCTTGATCACAGTGAAAGATGGCGATGCTGGTAAAAACGGTGCTGTCAAATTAAAAGTTCCCAGTTCTGTACCGTTTAAAATACGGCAtacttacaaaaataaatattctATAGTTGTCGATGGCCCACTAGACAGAGAGAGCGTGTCTCAATATAACATCAGTCTCTCAGCTACTGATGAAGGGACTCCACCTCTGTCCAGCACCACTGTCATTACTGTAGACATTTCTGACGCAAATGACAACGTGCCTCGTTTTCACGACACCGTTATGAATGTGTATGTAAAGGAGAACAGCCAGGTTGGGGCTGTAATTCATACAGTATCTGCTTTTGATCCTGATGTTGGTGATAATGCTAGAATATCATATTCATTACTAGAAAACTCGAAAAACAGTTATGTAACATCTATGGTCAACATAAACTCTGATAGTGGAGATATTCATAGTTTGCAGTCATTTAATTATGAAGAACTAAAaacatttcagtttaaagttCAGGCCACAGACTCCGGTGTTCCTCCACTGAGCAGTAACGTGACCGTGAATGTTTTTATCCTGGATGAGAATGACAACAGTCCCGGGATTCTTGCTCCCTATTCTGATCATGGATCGGTTCATTCTGAGAACATTCCCTATTCTGCTGAAGTGGGTTACTTTGTAGCCAAGATTAGAGCTGTAGACCCAGATTCTGGATATAACGCCTTGCTTTCTTATCACATCTCTGAACCCAAAGGAAACAACCTCTTCCGGATCGGAACCAGCAGTGGAGAGATGAGGACTAAGAGGAGAATGAGTGACAatgacctgaaaactcacccactGGTCATTTTGGTTTCTGATAATGGAGAGCCCTCACTCTCAGCCACTGTGTCTGTTGATGTTGTGGTTGTTGAGAGCACAGGTGACATCAAGACTCAGTTGAAACATGCACCGATAAAGGAGGACACTTTCTCGGATTTAAATATGTACCTGCTGATCGCCATTGTGTCAGTTTCAGTGATATTTCTACTGAGTCTGATCAGTTTGATAGCTGTAAAATGCTGCAGGACAGATGGCAGTTTCAGCAGATACAGCGCCCCAGTGATCACCACACATCCTGATGGAAGCTGGTCTTACTCCAAATCTACTCAACAGTATGATGTGTGTTTTAACTCGAACACATTGAAGAGTGATGTAGTTGTTTTCCCTGCGTCATTTTCACCTGCAGATGCTGAATTGATCAGTATAAATGAAGGAGACACTTTTAGCAGAACCCAAAGTCTTCCAAGCCAAGAAAAGGTATGA
- the LOC132875644 gene encoding protocadherin alpha-3-like: MMAVLKESCVILWILGVSLCWTWSVVDGQIAYTVLEEASPGTEIGNLGKDLNLNVQDLGHRGFEIIPGPNARYFGVNLKTGILQVKQRIDREELCNREAKCSLELEAIVNLPLNMYRFEVNVVDINDNTPTFPVSKTALNVSELAFPGERFPLPSAFDADVGSHGVNSYKLSQNEHFSLDVQSSREQKMSAELVLQKALDREKQPVIQLMLTAIDGGKPPRSGTLQIIINVEDVNDNIPVFSKALYKVRVTENSPFGTSVISVHATDIDEGKNGEIVYSFFNQNSDEHIEAFSIDPETGLITVKGVVDYETQNAAEIRVQAKDKGHKPRASLCKVLVEIVDMNDNVPEISVNSLVNVIKEDAAAGTMVGLITVKDGDAGKNGAVKLKVANSVPFKIQHTYKNKYSIVVDGPLDRESVSQYNISLSATDEGTPPLSSSTVITVDVSDANDNAPRFHDTVINVYVKENSQVGAVIHTVSAFDPDVGDNARISYSLLENSKNGYVSSMVNVHSDSGDIHSLQSFNYEELKNIQFKVQATDSGVPPLSSNVTVNVFILDENDNSPGILAPYSDHGSVHSENIPYSAEAGYFVAKIRAVDSDSGYNALLSYHISEPKGNNLFRIGTSSGEIRTKRRMSDNDLKTHPLVILVSDNGEPSLSATVSVDVVVVESTGDIKTQLKHSPIKEDTFSDLNMYLLIAIVSVSVIFLLSLISLIAVKCCRTDGSFSRYSAPVITTHPDGSWSYSKSTQQYDVCFSSDTLKSDVVVFPASFPPADAELISINEGETFSRTQTLPNKEKVSYPTIIFVVYFISY; the protein is encoded by the coding sequence ATGATGGCCGTATTGAAGGAGAGTTGTGTCATTCTGTGGATTTTGGGCGTTTCATTGTGTTGGACTTGGAGTGTGGTAGACGGGCAGATTGCATACACTGTTTTGGAGGAGGCGAGCCCAGGAACAGAAATCGGAAATCTAGGCAAGGATTTAAATCTCAATGTGCAAGACCTTGGACATCGAGGATTTGAAATCATTCCGGGACCAAATGCGAGGTATTTTGGCGTTAATTTAAAAACGGGCATCTTACAAGTTAAACAAAGAATAGACAGAGAGGAGCTCTGCAACCGAGAGGCAAAATGTTCACTGGAATTAGAGGCGATTGTTAACTTACCATTAAATATGTATCGGTTTGAAGTTAACGTCGTAGATATTAACGACAATACGCCAACGTTTCCGGTGTCTAAAACAGCACTGAATGTTTCAGAATTAGCATTTCCGGGGGAGAGGTTTCCATTGCCAAGTGCGTTTGATGCAGATGTGGGCAGTCACGGAGTAAATAGTTACAAGCTGAGTCAAAATGAGCACTTTTCTCTAGATGTCCAGAGCAGCAGAGAACAAAAAATGTCTGCTGAATTAGTTCTACAGAAAGCTTTAGACCGAGAGAAACAGCCTGTGATTCAGCTCATGCTGACTGCTATAGATGGAGGAAAACCTCCCAGATCCGGCACTTTGCAGATAATCATAAATGTTGAAGATGTAAATGATAATATTCCGGTCTTTAGTAAGGCTCTCTACAAAGTTCGTGTCACCGAAAACTCTCCATTTGGTACATCCGTGATTTCGGTTCATGCTACTGATATAGACGAGGGCAAAAACGGCGAGATCGTGTATTCTTTCTTCAATCAAAACAGTGATGAGCATATTGAAGCATTTTCTATTGATCCCGAAACTGGGCTGATTACAGTGAAGGGTGTTGTCGATTATGAGACGCAAAATGCAGCTGAAATTCGCGTTCAGGCAAAAGATAAAGGACATAAACCGCGAGCATCATTATGTAAAGTTTTAGTGGAAATCGTTGACATGAATGATAATGTTCCAGAGATCTCCGTTAATTCTTTGGTTAACGTGATTAAAGAGGACGCTGCCGCCGGTACAATGGTTGGCTTGATCACAGTCAAAGATGGCGATGCTGGTAAAAACGGTGCTGTCAAATTAAAAGTTGCCAATTCTGTACCGTTTAAAATACAGCAtacttacaaaaataaatattctATAGTTGTTGACGGCCCACTAGACAGAGAGAGCGTGTCTCAATATAACATAAGTCTCTCAGCTACTGATGAAGGGACTCCACCTCTGTCCAGTTCCACTGTCATTACTGTAGACGTTTCTGATGCAAATGACAACGCACCTCGTTTTCACGACACCGTTATTAATGTGTATGTAAAAGAAAACAGTCAGGTTGGGGCTGTAATTCATACAGTATCTGCTTTTGATCCTGATGTTGGTGATAATGCTAGAATATCATATTCATTACTAGAAAACTCGAAAAACGGTTATGTATCATCTATGGTCAATGTACACTCTGATAGTGGAGATATTCATAGTTTGCAGTCATTTAATTATGAAGAATTAAAAAACATTCAGTTTAAAGTTCAGGCCACAGACTCTGGTGTTCCTCCACTGAGCAGTAATGTGACTGTGAATGTTTTTATCCTGGATGAGAATGACAACAGTCCCGGGATTCTCGCTCCCTATTCTGATCATGGATCTGTTCACTCTGAGAACATTCCCTATTCTGCTGAAGCGGGCTACTTTGTAGCCAAGATTAGAGCTGTAGACTCTGATTCTGGATATAACGCCCTGCTTTCTTATCACATCTCTGAACCCAAAGGAAACAACCTCTTCCGGATCGGAACTAGCAGTGGAGAGATCAGGACTAAGAGGAGAATGAGTGACAatgacctgaaaactcacccactGGTCATTTTGGTTTCTGACAATGGAGAGCCTTCACTCTCAGCCACTGTGTCTGTTGATGTTGTGGTTGTTGAGAGCACAGGTGACATAAAGACTCAGTTGAAACACTCACCGATAAAGGAGGACACTTTCTCGGATTTAAACATGTATCTGCTGATCGCCATTGTGTCAGTTTCAGTGATATTTCTCCTGAGTCTGATCAGTTTAATAGCTGTAAAATGCTGCAGGACCGATGGCAGTTTCAGCAGATACAGCGCCCCAGTGATCACCACACATCCTGATGGAAGCTGGTCTTACTCCAAATCTACTCAACAGTATGATGTGTGTTTTAGCTCAGACACACTGAAGAGTGATGTAGTTGTTTTCCCTGCGTCATTTCCACCTGCAGATGCTGAATTAATCAGTATAAATGAAGGAGAAACGTTTAGTAGAACACAAACCCTCCCTAATAAAGAGAAGGTAAGCTATCCAACTATAATTTTTGTCGTATATTTCATAAGTTATTGA